The following is a genomic window from Serratia ficaria.
AGGTGTCCGGCGTCATTTTGTTGTCGACGAACAGGGTCAGCTTCAGACCGGGCTGCAGGCTGTTGCCTTTGCCGAGCGTCGAGTTCCAACGCATCACGTCGTTAATGTCGACGCCGTGACGACGTGCGATACTGGCCAGCGAGTCACCTTGGCGAACCTGATAGGTGATGCTGCTGTTGCTGCCGGTATTGCTGGCCACCTGCAGGGTTTGCCCAACTTTTAAGGCGCTCTTGGCGCGCAAGTTGTTCCAACTCTGCAAATCGCTGGTCTTGATGTTCAACCGCTTCGCAATGCCCGACAAGGTGTCGCCGGAGCGAACTTTATACGAGCTGCCGCCGGTCAGACCGCTGTTTTTCGCCAACTGGGTGGTTGGCTGAGTCACGGCGATCTGGCCATCGGCCAGCGAGTCTTTCAGCTGATCGGCATTTCCTTTGGGAACCATGATGTAATGGGGCCCGTTGGGTGCCGTAACGCCTTTCTTGTAGCCTGGGTTGTAAGCCTTCATCTTGGTGACCGAAAGCCCAGCCATCTCAGCCGCCTGAGTCAACCGTATTTGCTGCCCGACATCGATACGCGCCAGCGCACGGGTTTCATCCGTCTTCGGAAGATTGACGCCGTACTTCTTGCTGTGTTTGACGATGTCGCTCAGCGCCAGCATTTTCGGGACATAAATCGACGTTTCACGCGGAAGCGACAGTGCCCAGAAATTGGTTGGCTTACCCTGGCGTTTGTTTGCCTTAACCGCTTTCATCACGCGACCTTCACCGCTGTTATAAGCGGCAATGGTCAGTAACCAGTCGCCGTTAAACATACGGTTTAAGTATTGCATCATGTTAAGCGCAGCGGTCGTCGAGGCTACGACATCGCGTCGCCCGTCATACCACTGATTGTTTTTCAAACCATAATTGCGACCCGTCTGCGGCACGATTTGCCATAGCCCTGCGGCGTTGGCACTTGACGTGGCGTGGGGGTCAAAAGCGCTCTCCACTATGGGTAGCAGTACCAGTTCCATCGGCATATTGCGTTTCTTAATCTGCCCGACTATCCAGTACATGTACGGCTCTGCCCGTAATGTTACATCGTGGAGATAGCTCTTATTTTTTAGGTACTTTCTTTTTTGTTCACGGATCCGGGAATTTTCCGGAACCTCCATCTTCAGCTCGTCGCTAATGAAGTTCCACAGGTTCTGCTGTGCGGCCGGGCTATTATTATCTAGCCACCGCGCCGAGCTCGCTCGACCATTCGCTGTGTACTCTCCTGCTTCACTCTCTTGACCTGCCGAAGACAAACTCTGTGCATGCTGTTCTGGAGCCGGCGCGTCCTGCCTGGACGACTGGCACCCCACTAGCAAGACTGAGGCGAGAAATATCGCTTTAGCCTTCATGTGTGTGTCAATATAGTTGCTTAAAAGACGAGCAATCATACTTTGCTTCGTCAAATAACACAACTAAAAGCTCAGAAGTTATCTTTCCGCAGGCGTAATTCGGAAAAAACCGAATGAAGGCTTTTTGGCGGTGAATTAAAGCCTAATTTGTTTTGTAAATCAGTGTCATGGCAGCGTAAGAAAAGGTTAATTTTTCGCTCTAATTGCAGCGTGGTCGGCACGCTGGGTTGGCCTTTTGCCCGTAACGCTTCAACATGTTGTTGATATGTTTCAATCTCTCGATCTTGCGGCAAAATAGCCCGTGCAAACTTAAGATTTGAAAGAGTATATTCATGCGCGCAGCAAATTAAGGTGTTATCGGGAAGTTGCGCGAGTTGTTGAAATGCGTCGTGCATCTGCTGCGCCGTGCCTTCAAATAATCTGCCGCAGCCGGCGGAGAAAATCGTGTCGCCGCAGAACAAATAAGGGGCGCTATAGAATGCCACATGGCCCAGGGTATGCCCGGGAACCGCGATGGTGGCGTATCGGCGGCCGTTAATTTCGAAGGTTTCGCCGTCGCGGACGATATGATTCGCCCCTTTGTCGGCCGTCTCCTGCGGGCCGTATACCGGCAGGCCAGGATACTGCGCCACCATCTGCGCCACGCCGCCGACGTGATCCTGATGATGGTGGGTCAGCAGAATCGCATCCGGCGTCAGCTGCAGGCGCCGCAAAGCGTCGAGCGCCGGCTGCGCCTCGCCCGGATCGACGATCACGCAGTGGCCCCGCCGGTCATCCAATAACCAAATGTAATTGTCCTGGAAGGCGGGAATGCTGATAAGATTCATGTTGTACCTCTCGTTGGCAACGGCTTGAAAGAAGATAATAAATCATGAAACCAGCCCATACTCTACAAAAGCTCACCGGCCCACGGTCATGGGCCGAGCTGCCGTGGGGGGAATACTATCGTGAGGCGCTCGAGCGGCAGTTGCAACCCTGGTGGCCAAAGCTGTTCGGTTTCCACCTGCTGAAGCTCGGCACCCTCAGCGCCGGCCTGGCGACGGACAAGTGCGCCATCTCGCATCAGGTCAACGTGGGCCTGGAGGGCGAGGGGCTGCAGGTGATCGCCGACGCCTATCGGCTGCCGTTCGCCGCCAAGTCGGTCGATGCCTGCCTGTTGGCGCATACGCTGTCCTATGCGGACGATCCGCACCGGCTGCTGCGCGAAGTTGACCGGGTGTTGATCGACGACGGCTGGCTGGTGGTCAGCAGCTTCAATCCGTTCAGCCTGCTGGGGTTGGGCAAGCTGGTGCCCGGGTTGCGCCATCGCCAACCCTACGCCAGCCGCATGTTTACCCAGATGCGGCTGCTGGATTGGCTCAGCCTGCTGAATTACGAGGTGTTGCATCAGGCGCGGTTTCACGTGCTGCCGTGGCACCGTAAGGGCGGCAAGTTTTTGTGTACTCATCTGCCGGCGCTGGGAACCATGAGCGTGATCGTGGCGCGCAAGCGCACTTTGCCGCTGACGCCGACGCCGATGAAGATGGGGGCGAGAAAACCGTCTCTCAGCCGCGCGGTGGGCGCGACCAAGAGTTACCGCAAACTGCCTTAGGCTTCCGGCTTGTAGCCGACGTCTGCCTGGGTCGGATTGCCGGCGGCGTCGCGCGCCAAGACGTCGCAACGTTCGTTCTCCGGGTGGCCGGCGTGGCCCTTGACCCATTCCCATTTGATGGTGTGGCGCTGAATGGCCAGATCGAGACGCTGCCACAGATCGACATTTTTGACCGGCTTCTTGTCGGCGGTTTTCCAGCCGCGCTTTTTCCAGTTGTGGATCCAGCTGGTAATGCCCTGGCGCACATACTGGCTGTCGGTGCTGAGAACCACTTCGCAGGGCGCGGTCAGCGCTTCCAGCGCCACGATCGCCGCCATCAGCTCCATGCGGTTGTTGGTGGTCAGGCGATAGCCCGCGCTGAAGGTTTTTTCAACCTGTTTATAGCGCAAGATTGCGCCGTAACCACCGGGGCCGGGATTGCCGAGGCAGGAGCCGTCGGTGAAAATTTCTACCTGTTTAAGCATCTCTGGTAGACTCTTCCTATCAGTTTTATAAAAGCCAAGTCTGACATAAACGAGCGCTGCGAGCACTGCAATATGATCTCAACCACCACTACCAGACAGATCGTCCTCGATACCGAAACCACCGGTATGAACAAACTCGGGGTGCATTACGAAGGTCACCGCATCATCGAAATCGGTGCGGTGGAAGTGATTAACCGCCGTCTGACCGGGCGTCATTATCACGTTTACGTCAAGCCGGACCGGCTGGTGGACCCGGAAGCCTATGGGGTACACGGCATCAGCGACGAGTTCCTGGCCGACAAGCCGACCTTCGATCAGATAGCCGACGAGTTCCTCGATTTCATCCGCGGCGGCGAGCTGGTGATCCATAACGCGACGTTCGACATCGGCTTTATGGATCACGAATTCCGCATGCTGCAGCAGGGGATCCCGAAGACCGA
Proteins encoded in this region:
- the rnhA gene encoding ribonuclease HI; the encoded protein is MLKQVEIFTDGSCLGNPGPGGYGAILRYKQVEKTFSAGYRLTTNNRMELMAAIVALEALTAPCEVVLSTDSQYVRQGITSWIHNWKKRGWKTADKKPVKNVDLWQRLDLAIQRHTIKWEWVKGHAGHPENERCDVLARDAAGNPTQADVGYKPEA
- a CDS encoding class I SAM-dependent methyltransferase, coding for MKPAHTLQKLTGPRSWAELPWGEYYREALERQLQPWWPKLFGFHLLKLGTLSAGLATDKCAISHQVNVGLEGEGLQVIADAYRLPFAAKSVDACLLAHTLSYADDPHRLLREVDRVLIDDGWLVVSSFNPFSLLGLGKLVPGLRHRQPYASRMFTQMRLLDWLSLLNYEVLHQARFHVLPWHRKGGKFLCTHLPALGTMSVIVARKRTLPLTPTPMKMGARKPSLSRAVGATKSYRKLP
- the gloB gene encoding hydroxyacylglutathione hydrolase; the protein is MNLISIPAFQDNYIWLLDDRRGHCVIVDPGEAQPALDALRRLQLTPDAILLTHHHQDHVGGVAQMVAQYPGLPVYGPQETADKGANHIVRDGETFEINGRRYATIAVPGHTLGHVAFYSAPYLFCGDTIFSAGCGRLFEGTAQQMHDAFQQLAQLPDNTLICCAHEYTLSNLKFARAILPQDREIETYQQHVEALRAKGQPSVPTTLQLERKINLFLRCHDTDLQNKLGFNSPPKSLHSVFSELRLRKDNF
- the mltD gene encoding murein transglycosylase D, whose product is MKAKAIFLASVLLVGCQSSRQDAPAPEQHAQSLSSAGQESEAGEYTANGRASSARWLDNNSPAAQQNLWNFISDELKMEVPENSRIREQKRKYLKNKSYLHDVTLRAEPYMYWIVGQIKKRNMPMELVLLPIVESAFDPHATSSANAAGLWQIVPQTGRNYGLKNNQWYDGRRDVVASTTAALNMMQYLNRMFNGDWLLTIAAYNSGEGRVMKAVKANKRQGKPTNFWALSLPRETSIYVPKMLALSDIVKHSKKYGVNLPKTDETRALARIDVGQQIRLTQAAEMAGLSVTKMKAYNPGYKKGVTAPNGPHYIMVPKGNADQLKDSLADGQIAVTQPTTQLAKNSGLTGGSSYKVRSGDTLSGIAKRLNIKTSDLQSWNNLRAKSALKVGQTLQVASNTGSNSSITYQVRQGDSLASIARRHGVDINDVMRWNSTLGKGNSLQPGLKLTLFVDNKMTPDT